In Lentibacillus sp. JNUCC-1, the genomic window AGCATTAGAAAAACTGTATCAGGATGGGCGCGCGAAAGCGATTGGCGTGTGTAATTTTAATGTGGAACATCTGGAACGCTTGCTGGAGGAGTGCGATGTGGTGCCTGCTGTAAATCAGGTAGAATGTCATCCATACTTGCAGCAGAGAAAGCTTAAGCAATTTTGCAGTGAGCACGAAATTCATCTTGAAGCCTACAGTCCACTTATGACAGGGGGCGCTGTGCTTGAAGATGCGGTCATCGGTGAGATTGCGCGTGAGCATGGAAAGACGGCAGCCCAGGTGATTTTGCGCTGGCATTTGCAATATGGCAATATTGTTATTCCAAAATCCGTCACACCTGTACGGATTGAGGAGAATTTTGAGGTCTTTGACTTTGAACTGAGAGTGGACGCGCTTGATAAAATCGCGGATCTTAACCGTAATGAGCGAAAAGGTCACGAACCGAATAACATGAATATACGCTAGATGGAGAGGTTATGTATGCTGCACAGCATACACGTTTACTCCCCAAAAACACGTTTTACAGCTTTTTGAAAATCATGAAAAAACCCAGGTCTGTCTTCTGAAGCCAGGCCTTTTTCCATGTTCATGGCAATGGATTCGTTGTACCACTTTTGCTCATCAAAGCCAGCGTTAAAGTGGCGCCATACATTGTCACCTTGCTCGCTTAATTCTTTTTCCAGTTCAAGAAGATTATCGAGCTTGTCCGCTACGATGAGATACTTTACCTCTTTACTGGCAGTACGGATCGTGTCGATGGTGTGCTGTTTCCGCTCATGCCATGATTTGGATTTATCTTCTGTATGGGCAGCCACAATCTGGGCAATGTGTTCTCCAAAGTGTTCAGTTATATCTTCTATTTCAACAAGGGTATCTTCAACGACATCATGCAAGTAGCCGGCACAAATCACTTCCTCAGAACAGCCGGATGCTTCCAGCCGCTCAGCCACACGAATCGGGTGGGTGATATAAGGTTCCGCACTGCTTTTTCTTGTCTGGCCGTCATGTGCTTTTGCAGCAAATGCTTTAGCGTGTGCTTTCATAATAAAGACTCCTTTCGTGTTGGGGTATAAAGTCTATATTAACATAATGGAAAGGAAGATACCTTATCTGAAAACTTTATCTTGCTCATCGTTGAACAATTTCAGGATATAAGGTAAAATATAAGTATCACACATTGGAGGTGCTTGTTGATGAAACTGAAAGACAAAGTTGCAGTTATAACAGGTGCAGGTTCAGGTATGGGAGAAGCCATCGCGTTATTATATGCCAAGGAAGGTGCTAAGGTTGTTGCAGCGGACTTAAATGCTGACACCGCAGAAAAAGTGGCTGATGACATCAAAGCTGCTGGTGGTGAGGCCACTGCAGTTACTGCAAACGTCGCTAAAGAAGACGATGTGCAGAAGATGATTGACACTGCCGTTGAAAAGTATGGAACGGTTGACATTCTGGTCAATAACGCTGGCATAATGGACAATTTCGTACCTGCAGGCAATGTAACAGATGATCTTTGGAATCGCATCTTGGATGTCAACTTGACTTCGGTCATGCGCGCAACACGTAAAGTCTTGCCGATCTTTTTGGAAAAAGAAGGCGGCGTTATCATCAACAACACGTCATCCGGAGGGCTTTATGGTTCACGATCAGGCGCAGCGTATACGGCTTCTAAACATGCCGTAACCGGATTTACGAAAAACGTGGCTTTTATGTATGCAGAAAAAGGCATCCGTTGTAATGCCATTGCGCCAGGCGGTGTCGATACAAATATCAACACATCGATCGATAATCCAGATGAATTTGGCATGAGTCGGGTGATGAGCGGTGCCAATAACACACCTCGCAGCGGTAAACCGGAAGAAATTGCAACCATTGCGTTATTCCTCGCTTCAGGTGATTCCAGTTTCGTTAATGGCGTCAGCATTGAAGCGGATGGCGGTTGGACCGCTTATTAATCGACAGCATATAGCTTGGGAAAAATGGCCGCGGCGCTCTCTTACCGCGGCTTCTAATTTTTCTAATCAATATCCTTCCATATCGATTCAAAAAAAGATAAAGTAGAGGTAGTTGACAATGATGAAAGGTGTGCTCATATGACTCAAGAGATTAACAAACGCAAAACGGAACATATACGGCTTTGTCTGACGGAAAATGTGGAAGGCGTCAATAAATCAACTGGATTGGAAGGCATCTCGTTTATACATAATGCGCTGCCGGACGTGAATTTTTCTGAAATCGACTTAAGTACGTCTTTTCTTGGCAAAACGCTCAAGGCCCCGTTTTTAGTCAGCTCAATGACGGGCGGCTCCGAACTGGCGACAACGATCAATCGCAATTTGGCTCAGGCAGCTGAAGAAAAAGGCTGGGTCATGGCGCTGGGTTCGACACGTGCGTTCGTTGAAAGTGATGCCCACCGTGATTCATTTGCTGTCAGGGACTTGGCTCCAACAGTTCCGTTGATTGCCAATCTTGGGGCGGTTCAGTTGAATTACGGTTACGGTGTTGAAGAATGCCAGACCATTATTGATAAAACCGGTGCAGACTCACTCGTGCTGCATTTGAACAGTCTGCAGGAAGT contains:
- a CDS encoding aldo/keto reductase, with the translated sequence MQYVTLNNGVKMPQLGFGVWQVEDTQAESAVAKALETGYRSIDTAKVYGNEAGVGRAIAQSGIPREELFVTTKVWNADHGYEETLAAFEASLERLGLDYVDLYLIHWPTPQFGQYIETYRALEKLYQDGRAKAIGVCNFNVEHLERLLEECDVVPAVNQVECHPYLQQRKLKQFCSEHEIHLEAYSPLMTGGAVLEDAVIGEIAREHGKTAAQVILRWHLQYGNIVIPKSVTPVRIEENFEVFDFELRVDALDKIADLNRNERKGHEPNNMNIR
- a CDS encoding SDR family oxidoreductase; this encodes MKLKDKVAVITGAGSGMGEAIALLYAKEGAKVVAADLNADTAEKVADDIKAAGGEATAVTANVAKEDDVQKMIDTAVEKYGTVDILVNNAGIMDNFVPAGNVTDDLWNRILDVNLTSVMRATRKVLPIFLEKEGGVIINNTSSGGLYGSRSGAAYTASKHAVTGFTKNVAFMYAEKGIRCNAIAPGGVDTNINTSIDNPDEFGMSRVMSGANNTPRSGKPEEIATIALFLASGDSSFVNGVSIEADGGWTAY
- a CDS encoding HD domain-containing protein translates to MKAHAKAFAAKAHDGQTRKSSAEPYITHPIRVAERLEASGCSEEVICAGYLHDVVEDTLVEIEDITEHFGEHIAQIVAAHTEDKSKSWHERKQHTIDTIRTASKEVKYLIVADKLDNLLELEKELSEQGDNVWRHFNAGFDEQKWYNESIAMNMEKGLASEDRPGFFHDFQKAVKRVFGE